From the Streptomyces syringium genome, one window contains:
- a CDS encoding M16 family metallopeptidase, protein MPMGHTATQQAGTGGLTATEHRLANGLRVVLSEDHLTPVAAVCLWYDVGSRHEVKGRTGLAHLFEHLMFQGSAQVKGNGHFELVQGAGGSLNGTTSFERTNYFETMPAHQVELALWLEADRMGSLLTALDEESMENQRDVVKNERRQRYDNVPYGTAFEKLTAMAYPDGHPYHHTPIGSMADLDAASLEDARAFFRTYYAPGNAVLSVVGDIDTEQTLAWIEKYFGSIPAHDGKQPPRDGSLPDVIGEQLREVVREEVPSRALMAAYRLPHDGTREADAADLALTVLGGGESSRLHNRLVRHDRTAVAAGFGLLRLAGAPSLGWLDVKTSGGVEVPDIETAVDEELARFAAEGPTPEEMERAQAQLEREWLDRLATVSGRADELCRYAVLFGDPQLALSAVDRVLDITAEEVREVAAARLRPDNRAVLVYEPTAPEADENAGNATESETAQ, encoded by the coding sequence ATGCCCATGGGTCACACGGCCACGCAACAGGCCGGTACCGGCGGCCTGACAGCGACCGAGCACCGCCTGGCCAACGGCCTGCGGGTGGTGCTCTCCGAGGACCATCTGACCCCGGTCGCCGCGGTCTGCCTCTGGTACGACGTCGGCTCGCGCCACGAAGTCAAGGGCCGTACCGGCCTCGCCCACCTCTTCGAGCACCTCATGTTCCAGGGCTCGGCGCAGGTCAAGGGCAACGGCCACTTCGAGCTGGTGCAGGGCGCGGGCGGCTCGCTCAACGGCACCACCAGCTTCGAGCGCACCAATTACTTCGAGACCATGCCGGCCCACCAGGTGGAGCTGGCCCTGTGGCTCGAGGCCGACCGGATGGGGTCGCTGCTGACCGCCCTCGACGAGGAGTCGATGGAGAACCAGCGCGACGTCGTCAAGAACGAGCGCCGCCAGCGCTACGACAACGTGCCCTACGGCACCGCGTTCGAGAAGCTGACGGCCATGGCCTACCCCGACGGCCACCCGTACCACCACACCCCGATCGGCTCGATGGCCGACCTGGACGCCGCCTCCCTGGAGGACGCGCGCGCCTTCTTCCGCACGTACTATGCGCCGGGCAACGCCGTCCTGTCGGTCGTCGGCGACATCGACACCGAGCAGACGCTCGCCTGGATCGAGAAGTACTTCGGCTCCATCCCCGCCCACGACGGCAAGCAGCCGCCGCGCGACGGCAGCCTTCCCGACGTCATCGGCGAGCAGCTGCGCGAGGTCGTGCGCGAGGAGGTCCCCTCCCGCGCCCTGATGGCCGCCTACCGTCTGCCGCACGACGGCACCCGTGAGGCCGACGCCGCCGACCTCGCCCTCACCGTCCTCGGCGGCGGCGAGTCCTCCCGGCTCCACAACCGCCTGGTCCGCCACGACCGCACCGCCGTCGCCGCCGGCTTCGGCCTGCTGCGGCTCGCCGGCGCCCCCTCGCTCGGCTGGCTGGACGTCAAGACGTCCGGCGGCGTCGAGGTCCCGGACATCGAGACCGCCGTCGACGAGGAGCTGGCCCGCTTCGCCGCCGAGGGGCCGACCCCGGAGGAGATGGAGCGCGCCCAGGCCCAGCTGGAGCGCGAGTGGCTGGACCGGCTCGCCACGGTCAGCGGCCGCGCGGACGAACTGTGCCGCTACGCGGTCCTGTTCGGCGACCCGCAGCTCGCCCTCAGCGCGGTCGACCGGGTCCTGGACATCACCGCCGAGGAGGTGCGGGAGGTCGCCGCGGCCCGGCTGCGCCCCGACAACCGCGCCGTGCTGGTGTACGAGCCGACCGCCCCCGAGGCCGACGAGAACGCAGGAAACGCAACGGAAAGCGAGACGGCCCAGTGA
- a CDS encoding M16 family metallopeptidase produces MDFHPRPQPGEATPWAFPAPERGELPNGLTVLRCHRPGQQVVAVEINLAAPLDAEPQGLDGVATIMARALSEGTDRHTAEEFTAELERCGATLDAHADHPGVRVSLEVPASRLPKALGLLADALRAPAFPDGEVERLVRNRLDEIPHELANPARRAAVALSKELFPAESRMSRPRQGTEETVERIDAAAVRAFYEAHVRPATATAVVVGDFTGVDLDKALAESLGAWTGSAAEPRPVPPITADDSGRVVIVDRPGAVQTQLLIGRIGGDRHDRVWPAQVLGTYCLGGTLTSRLDRVLREEKGYTYGVRSFGQVLRSAPDGTGAAMLAISGSVDTASTGPALADLWTVLRTLAAEGLTDAERDVAVQNLVGVAPLKYETAAAVAGTLADQVEQHLPDDFQAHLYERLAETGTVEATAAVVSAFPADRLVTVLVGDAAEILEPVKALGIGAVTVVQG; encoded by the coding sequence ATGGACTTCCACCCCCGGCCGCAGCCCGGCGAGGCCACCCCGTGGGCCTTCCCGGCCCCCGAGCGCGGTGAGCTGCCCAACGGCCTCACCGTGCTGCGCTGCCACCGCCCCGGCCAGCAGGTCGTCGCCGTCGAGATCAACCTCGCGGCGCCCCTGGACGCCGAGCCGCAGGGGCTCGACGGCGTCGCCACGATCATGGCGCGCGCCCTGTCCGAGGGCACCGACCGGCACACCGCCGAGGAGTTCACGGCCGAGCTGGAGCGCTGCGGGGCCACCCTCGACGCGCACGCCGACCACCCCGGCGTCCGGGTCTCGCTGGAGGTCCCCGCTTCCCGGCTGCCCAAGGCGCTCGGTCTGCTCGCCGACGCCCTGCGCGCCCCCGCGTTCCCCGACGGCGAGGTCGAGCGCCTCGTCCGCAACCGGCTGGACGAGATCCCGCACGAGCTGGCCAACCCCGCCCGCCGGGCCGCCGTGGCGCTCTCCAAGGAGCTCTTCCCCGCCGAGTCGCGGATGTCCCGCCCCCGCCAGGGCACCGAGGAGACCGTCGAGCGCATCGACGCCGCCGCCGTCCGCGCCTTCTACGAGGCGCACGTCCGCCCCGCCACGGCGACCGCCGTGGTCGTCGGCGACTTCACCGGTGTCGACCTCGACAAGGCGCTGGCCGAGTCCCTCGGCGCGTGGACCGGCTCCGCAGCCGAGCCCCGGCCCGTACCGCCGATCACCGCGGACGACTCCGGCCGCGTCGTGATCGTCGACCGCCCCGGCGCGGTGCAGACCCAGCTCCTCATCGGCCGGATCGGCGGCGACCGGCACGACCGCGTCTGGCCCGCCCAGGTGCTCGGCACGTACTGCCTCGGCGGCACCCTCACCTCCCGCCTGGACCGCGTCCTGCGCGAGGAGAAGGGCTACACCTACGGTGTGCGCTCCTTCGGCCAGGTGCTCCGCTCGGCGCCCGACGGCACCGGCGCCGCGATGCTCGCCATCAGCGGCTCCGTCGACACCGCGTCCACCGGACCGGCGCTGGCCGACCTGTGGACCGTGCTGCGCACCCTGGCCGCCGAGGGGCTGACCGACGCCGAGCGCGACGTCGCCGTGCAGAACCTCGTGGGCGTCGCCCCGCTCAAGTACGAGACGGCCGCCGCCGTCGCGGGCACGCTCGCCGACCAGGTCGAGCAGCACCTCCCGGACGACTTCCAGGCGCACCTGTACGAGCGCCTCGCGGAGACGGGCACCGTGGAGGCCACCGCGGCCGTCGTGAGCGCGTTCCCGGCCGACCGCCTCGTGACGGTCCTCGTCGGTGACGCCGCGGAGATCCTGGAGCCCGTCAAGGCACTGGGCATCGGAGCGGTGACGGTCGTCCAGGGCTGA
- a CDS encoding M23 family metallopeptidase, with protein MAFIGATGKHRRPSRAVRVSANVAGIATLTATGVVAGFAAPAIAATDDAPRVQDTGLTQAVVMGDETADRIDAQADTQQSAAYEAEARLKAEADAKQKAADAKQRADEAKRKAEAERAEKERAARDEERKRLNAYVSPIDGSYVSTSYKASSGLWSSGSHTGVDFHAAEGSTVQSVGAGTVVEAGWGGAYGNNVVIKHNDGTYTQYGHLSSISVSAGQTVTAGQQIGISGSTGNVTGPHLHFEARTGADYGSDIDPVAYLRAHGVSV; from the coding sequence ATGGCGTTCATAGGTGCCACTGGCAAGCATCGTCGTCCGAGCCGCGCCGTCCGCGTGAGCGCGAACGTGGCGGGCATCGCCACGCTCACCGCCACCGGTGTGGTCGCCGGCTTCGCCGCTCCGGCGATCGCCGCCACCGACGACGCCCCGCGCGTCCAGGACACCGGCCTCACCCAGGCCGTCGTCATGGGTGACGAGACCGCCGACCGGATCGACGCCCAGGCCGACACCCAGCAGAGCGCCGCCTACGAGGCCGAGGCGCGGCTGAAGGCGGAGGCCGACGCGAAGCAGAAGGCCGCGGACGCCAAGCAGCGCGCGGACGAGGCCAAGCGCAAGGCCGAGGCCGAGCGCGCCGAGAAGGAGCGCGCCGCCCGCGACGAGGAGCGCAAGCGTCTCAACGCCTACGTCTCCCCGATCGACGGCAGTTACGTCTCCACCTCCTACAAGGCCTCCAGCGGCCTGTGGTCCTCCGGCAGCCACACCGGCGTCGACTTCCACGCCGCCGAGGGCTCGACGGTGCAGTCCGTGGGCGCCGGCACCGTCGTCGAGGCGGGCTGGGGCGGCGCGTACGGCAACAACGTCGTCATCAAGCACAACGACGGCACCTACACGCAGTACGGCCACCTCTCCTCGATCAGCGTCAGCGCCGGCCAGACGGTCACCGCGGGGCAGCAGATCGGCATCTCCGGCTCCACGGGCAACGTCACCGGCCCGCACCTGCACTTCGAGGCCCGTACGGGTGCCGACTACGGCTCCGACATCGACCCCGTCGCCTACCTGCGCGCGCACGGCGTCAGCGTCTGA
- a CDS encoding GntR family transcriptional regulator produces MTGNGDAVREGGRISAHAVCAAIRDDIVSGAHPPGSRLIEELLARRYGVSRVPVREALRTLASEGFVTTRRHAGACVAEPSEREAADLLDVRALLEPLGAARAAQRRTEAHLKVLRGLVRLGQERARGGRTAELRPLGDWFDETLAQASGSPSLAALLTQLRLKIAWVYAPETPLRPVEVWDAHGALVDAVARGDAERARALAEARAGRPPGEYRLRRAVRVGRAGRVRNPKQSVNTVSARS; encoded by the coding sequence GTGACCGGCAATGGCGACGCAGTGCGAGAAGGCGGCCGCATTTCCGCGCACGCCGTGTGCGCGGCGATCCGCGACGACATCGTCTCCGGGGCCCACCCGCCCGGCAGCCGGCTCATCGAGGAGTTACTGGCCCGTCGTTACGGCGTCTCCCGGGTGCCGGTGCGCGAAGCCCTGCGCACCCTCGCCTCCGAAGGGTTCGTGACCACCCGCCGGCACGCCGGGGCGTGCGTCGCCGAACCCAGTGAGCGGGAAGCCGCCGATCTCCTCGACGTCCGGGCCCTGCTGGAGCCGCTCGGTGCCGCACGCGCCGCGCAGCGCCGCACGGAGGCCCATCTGAAGGTGCTGCGCGGACTGGTCAGGCTCGGGCAGGAGCGCGCCCGGGGCGGCCGTACGGCGGAACTGCGCCCGCTGGGCGACTGGTTCGACGAGACCCTCGCCCAGGCCTCCGGCAGCCCCAGCCTCGCCGCTCTGCTGACCCAGCTACGACTGAAGATCGCCTGGGTCTACGCACCGGAGACCCCGCTGCGGCCCGTCGAGGTCTGGGACGCCCACGGGGCCCTCGTCGACGCCGTCGCCCGGGGCGACGCGGAGCGGGCCCGGGCGCTGGCCGAGGCACGGGCCGGCCGGCCGCCGGGTGAATACCGACTGCGCCGGGCGGTGCGTGTGGGGCGGGCCGGGCGAGTGAGAAATCCGAAACAATCCGTAAACACGGTGAGCGCTCGCTCTTAA
- a CDS encoding HPr family phosphocarrier protein, producing the protein MVERRVNVGWAEGLHARPASIFVRAATAAGVPVTIAKADGSPVNAASMLAVLGLGAQGGEEIVLATEAEGAEAALDRLAKLVAEGLEELPETV; encoded by the coding sequence ATGGTTGAGCGCCGCGTCAACGTCGGCTGGGCCGAGGGCCTGCACGCCCGTCCCGCGTCGATCTTCGTCCGTGCGGCGACGGCCGCCGGCGTCCCCGTGACGATCGCCAAGGCCGACGGCAGCCCCGTCAACGCCGCGTCGATGCTGGCCGTGCTGGGCCTGGGCGCCCAGGGCGGCGAGGAGATCGTCCTCGCCACCGAGGCGGAAGGCGCCGAGGCCGCGCTCGACCGTCTGGCCAAGCTGGTCGCCGAGGGGCTCGAGGAGCTCCCGGAGACCGTCTGA